The genomic stretch TTCACCTACAGCAGTAAACTTAATTGCATTCGAGAGCAAATTCAGCAGCATTTGCCGCAAGCGGCGTTCGTCAGCAATACAAAAATGCAGTTGCGGGTCAATTTTACTTGTCAGTTTCAACCCTTTTTTGTATGCCCGCTCTCCTACAATTGATAAGCAAGAATAGCATAAATCGGGAACTACTATGGTGGAAAGGTCTAAATCTTCTTTACCTGCCTCCACTTTCGCCAAGTCGAGAATATCATTAATCAAAGACAGTAGATGTTCGCCACTACTATGAATGCAATTCATGTACTCCAATTGTTTGGGATTTAGAGGCCCGTAAAACTGTTCGATCAACATCTGAGATAATCCCAAAATCGAGTTGAGCGGAGTCCGCAATTCGTGGCTGGTGTTAGCCAAAAATTCGCTCTTGGCACGACTTGCTGCTTCGGCTGCAAGTTTTGCCTGCTCTAATTCTTGAGTTCGCTGTTTTACTAATTCTTCCAGGCATTCGTAGTTTAAGGCATTGTAAAGAGCAATTGTGGCTTGGTCTGCAATTCTCTCCAGTATATGAATTTCGTCTTGAGTAAAGGTTCGCGGAGAAATTGTGGTGTGCAATGAAATGCCGCCGAAGATTTGCTCGTGAATAAAAATGGGCACACTAAGCACGGAAAGGGTCTGCAATTGCTTTGTTTGAACTTGTCGGGTCTGCTTGCTGGGCAATCGTGCGTAATTGGGAGCATGGAAAGCTTTGTCACAGTTACATTTAGAAGCAGGAGCTAGTAGGTCTAGCCAATCTGATAGAGCCGCTTTGAAATCTAGCATGGAGGGTATTTCCTCGTTGGCTCGCCATTCATTCAGTACTTGAATTTGCTCGGCTTCTAGGCTATACAAAATTACCCGATCGACACCAAAACATTGTCCTGTTAGTTGGACAATTTGCTGTAAAATATGTTGTGGATCGAGGCTGCTGTTTAGTGTCCGACCGATCTGGTTGAGTAATTGCTCTCGCTCAGCTTGCTGTTGAACTTTTGTGAATAGTTGGGCTTGTTGGATAGCGATCGCTACTTGCGTTGCCAGTTGCTTTAACAAATCAATTTCAAATTGCTGCCATTGCCGTATACTAGAACACTGATGCACTACCATTACTCCCCATAAAGAAGAGGGGGGGAGGGGGGGAGAGGAGGAAGGGGGGAAAAAAGCATTGCTCTCTGTCTGTGATTCGTTCCTCATCCCGGAGCTTTCTTCCTTACCACACAGGAGAGGTACACTAACCTTTGCCCTTATTTGAAGTTGAATCATCAATTCCAAATGTTTGGGAGACAATTTTGCTCGCTCAATATCGTTAATCGCCTCGATCTCTAAAATATTTTGTTCTGTTCGCTCTTCTATAAACCAGTTTTTGTGAAGGTCGAGCGCCTCTTCTATCGTCCAATCAGGAGTAGTTGAAGCTGTAATGAGCGTGCCATTTGGCTCATTGTCAAAGCGATATATACTGACGCGATCTGCTTGCAAAAATTGTCTGATTTCTTCTACCGTTGTTGCCAGAATCTCATCTAGATTTAGGGATTGTCGAATTCGGAGAGTTATCGCTGCAAGCAAACGTTCTGATTCCGCCTGCTTTTGCAGTAGAATTTCTGCCTTTTTTCGCTCTGTAATATCGCGGCAATTGACAACAATACTTGTTACTCCTGAAGGTTCGATAAAGTTTTTACTGATTGCTTCCAGAATGCGCCAATCAGTATTTTTATGTTGAAAACGCATCTCTGTGGATGCAGCAACGCTGGGATTTTGAATTACTTTAGT from Aerosakkonema funiforme FACHB-1375 encodes the following:
- a CDS encoding GAF domain-containing protein yields the protein MANFSLRVLVIEDSEDDAELLVYELEKGGYAVIYERVDTPTAMSAALEQQEWDVAIADYSLPRFSAPAALNLLKEKGLDLPFIIVSGTIGEDVAVAAMKAGAHDYLTKGKLARLVPAIERELREAQERRIRRKTEQALRENEERFRSLIENGLDIITVVGSDGKIRYESPSVERVLGYKPEELIDKSIWDYIHCDDINNVINTFTKVIQNPSVAASTEMRFQHKNTDWRILEAISKNFIEPSGVTSIVVNCRDITERKKAEILLQKQAESERLLAAITLRIRQSLNLDEILATTVEEIRQFLQADRVSIYRFDNEPNGTLITASTTPDWTIEEALDLHKNWFIEERTEQNILEIEAINDIERAKLSPKHLELMIQLQIRAKVSVPLLCGKEESSGMRNESQTESNAFFPPSSSPPLPPSSLWGVMVVHQCSSIRQWQQFEIDLLKQLATQVAIAIQQAQLFTKVQQQAEREQLLNQIGRTLNSSLDPQHILQQIVQLTGQCFGVDRVILYSLEAEQIQVLNEWRANEEIPSMLDFKAALSDWLDLLAPASKCNCDKAFHAPNYARLPSKQTRQVQTKQLQTLSVLSVPIFIHEQIFGGISLHTTISPRTFTQDEIHILERIADQATIALYNALNYECLEELVKQRTQELEQAKLAAEAASRAKSEFLANTSHELRTPLNSILGLSQMLIEQFYGPLNPKQLEYMNCIHSSGEHLLSLINDILDLAKVEAGKEDLDLSTIVVPDLCYSCLSIVGERAYKKGLKLTSKIDPQLHFCIADERRLRQMLLNLLSNAIKFTAVGEVSLTACKQPHGISFTVVDTGIGIAPENISSLFQPFCQLDSKLNRKYEGTGLGLALTRRLARLHGGDLSVESQLGKGSKFSIYLPDVPAKAAITPAILGGSGGVGERGSGGVGEGIRLAFNRECRQKSPTKISDLVGDE